Proteins from a genomic interval of Oncorhynchus nerka isolate Pitt River linkage group LG13, Oner_Uvic_2.0, whole genome shotgun sequence:
- the LOC115140206 gene encoding proliferating cell nuclear antigen-like: MFEARLVQGSILKKVLEALKDLITEACWDVSSSGISLQSMDSSHVSLVQLTLRSDGFDSYRCDRNLAMGVNLSSMSKILKCAGNEDIITLRAEDNADTLALVFETLNQEKVSDYEMKLMDLDVEQLGIPEQEYSCVVKMPSGEFARICRDLSQIGDAVMISCAKDGVKFSATGELGTGNVKLSQTSNVDKEEEAVSIEMNEPVQLIFALNYLNFFTKATPLSKTVILSMSADIPLVVEYKIADMGHVKYYLAPKIDEEAS; encoded by the exons ATGTTTGAGGCTCGCTTGGTACAGGGATCCATCCTGAAGAAGGTTTTGGAGGCTCTGAAGGACCTGATCACGGAGGCCTGTTGGGACGTGAGCTCGTCGGGTATCTCTCTTCAGAGTATGGACTCGTCCCACGTCTCCCTAGTTCAGCTCACTCTCCGCAGCGACGGATTCGACTCCTACCGTTGTGACCGCAACCTCGCAATGGGAGTCAATCTTAGCAG TATGTCAAAGATCCTGAAGTGTGCTGGGAATGAGGACATCATCACTCTCAGAGCAGAGGACAACGCAGACACACTTGCCCTAGTCTTCGAGACACTCA ACCAGGAGAAAGTGTCGGACTATGAGATGAAGTTGATGGATCTCGATGTAGAACAGTTGGGAATCCCA GAGCAGGAGTACAGCTGTGTGGTCAAGATGCCATCGGGGGAGTTTGCCCGTATCTGCCGTGACCTGTCTCAGATTGGTGATGCCGTCATGATCTCTTGCGCCAAGGATGGCGTTAAGTTCTCGGCCACGGGAGAGCTGGGCACTGGCAACGTCAAGCTGTCCCAAACCAGCAACGTGGACAAGGAGGAGGAAGCA GTGAGTATTGAGATGAACGAGCCAGTCCAGCTGATCTTTGCTCTCAACTACCTCAACTTCTTCACCAAGGCCACACCCCTCTCCAAGACAGTCATCCTCAGCATGTCTGCAGACATCCCCCTAG TGGTGGAGTACAAGATAGCTGACATGGGCCATGTCAAGTACTACCTGGCGCCCAAGATTGACGAGGAGGCTTCCTAA